A genomic region of Raphanus sativus cultivar WK10039 chromosome 6, ASM80110v3, whole genome shotgun sequence contains the following coding sequences:
- the LOC108809326 gene encoding membrane protein PM19L isoform X1, whose protein sequence is MAEQQMKPVASLLLLLNFCMYAIVLGIGAWSMNKAISHGFPIGADFSLPAHFSPIYFPMGNAATGFFVMFALIAGVAGAASVISGVSHLQSWTTASHPAAVSAAMIAWSLTVLAMGFGCKEIELGMRNARLRTMEAFLIILSATQLLYIAAIYGVRN, encoded by the exons ATGGCGGAACAGCAGATGAAACCAGTGGCCTCTTTGCTTCTACTCCTGAATTTCTGCATGTACGCCATTGTTCTCGGAATTGGAGCATGGTCCATGAACAAAGCTATCAGCCATGGCTTCCCTAttg GTGCAGATTTCAGTCTTCCCGCTCATTTTTCGCCCATATATTTTCCGATGGGCAATGCGGCCACTGGATTCTTTGTGATGTTTGCTTTAATTGCCGGAGTTGCTGGAGCAGCCTCTGTTATCTCCGGTGTCAGTCATCTCCAGTCCTGGACTACAGCTAGTCATCCGGCAGCTGTCTCTGCTGCCATGATTGCTTGGTCTCTTACAGTTCTAGCCATGGG ATTTGGATGCAAGGAAATTGAACTTGGGATGAGAAATGCCCGCCTG AGGACAATGGAGGCATTTCTGATAATACTTTCAGCGACACAACTTCTCTATATCGCTGCTATATATGGAGTTCGGAACTAA
- the LOC108809326 gene encoding membrane protein PM19L isoform X2: MAEQQMKPVASLLLLLNFCMYAIVLGIGAWSMNKAISHGFPIDFSLPAHFSPIYFPMGNAATGFFVMFALIAGVAGAASVISGVSHLQSWTTASHPAAVSAAMIAWSLTVLAMGFGCKEIELGMRNARLRTMEAFLIILSATQLLYIAAIYGVRN; the protein is encoded by the exons ATGGCGGAACAGCAGATGAAACCAGTGGCCTCTTTGCTTCTACTCCTGAATTTCTGCATGTACGCCATTGTTCTCGGAATTGGAGCATGGTCCATGAACAAAGCTATCAGCCATGGCTTCCCTAttg ATTTCAGTCTTCCCGCTCATTTTTCGCCCATATATTTTCCGATGGGCAATGCGGCCACTGGATTCTTTGTGATGTTTGCTTTAATTGCCGGAGTTGCTGGAGCAGCCTCTGTTATCTCCGGTGTCAGTCATCTCCAGTCCTGGACTACAGCTAGTCATCCGGCAGCTGTCTCTGCTGCCATGATTGCTTGGTCTCTTACAGTTCTAGCCATGGG ATTTGGATGCAAGGAAATTGAACTTGGGATGAGAAATGCCCGCCTG AGGACAATGGAGGCATTTCTGATAATACTTTCAGCGACACAACTTCTCTATATCGCTGCTATATATGGAGTTCGGAACTAA
- the LOC108813550 gene encoding disease resistance protein RPS6, with protein MSSSCNWVFDVFPSFRGLDVRKTFLSHFLKELDLRLIIAFKDSKIERSQAIEPELLQAIRNSRIAVVLFSKNYASSKWCLDELLEIVKCKQELEQIVIPVFYGLDPSDIRKQLGEFGEAFDKTCKNRTENKIQQWRQALTDVANLEGHHSRNWDNEAKMIEAIVSDILVKLNLTPSRDFDEFVGINDHIAKMSVLLNMESEEVRMVGIWGPSGIGKTTIARALFDRLSHQFQGRIFIDSAFISKNLEDYRRANSDDYNMKLSLQGKFLSEILGNVHIKIDHLGAERDRLRHRKVLIVIDDLDDQVVLDALAGGDDWFGNGSRIIGVTKDKHLLKAHGIDHIYTVGFPSENQALEMFCRSAFVQNYPPDGFVDLASKIALCAGGLPLALQILGKAMKSRNKEYWTDTLSRLGKSPNRDIVKGLRVSYDALDSEEDKAIFRHVACFFNGMEIDRIKLMLSDSDLDVNLGLTNLVDKSLISVKPSWNNTNIVQMHSLVQEIGKEVVRTQSNKPGKREFLMDSKDVCNVLGSSKGTEMVRGISLNLDDISMVRIHENAFDEMTNLRFLKFYKKSLERKKEVRWLLPERFDNFPDKLKLLSWPGCPMVYMPSSFCPEYLVELIMPNSKLVKLWEGIELLTCLKDMDLSKSENLKEIPDLSTATNLETLNLHGCSRLVELPSSIRNLNKLTELNMQGCVNLGTFPTGIDLQSLSSLDLSGCSRLQSFPLISSNISKLNLSQTSIVKYPFKLPFESLVELHMEQIKSERFWEGVQPLTSLKKMVFSRCENLKEIPDLSMMTKLEKLDLNGCSSLVELTLSSIQNLNKLTTLEMIGCSSLETLPTGINLKSLYRLNLNGCSQLRSFPDISSNISILFLNQTAIEEVPPRIENFSSLESMEMWECKQLQSISPKVFKLSNLEVYFSDCEKLTEVRWPEEAKDTNDAGTNLSLVIFTNCFNLNQETFIQQSASEYLILPGVEVPPYFTHRSTSSSLTVPLHPSTLCQRSFLDFKACVVVSEETVSHLLFFIDIQVHCRFKDKHGNYFEPANPRHFSLHQKYNHLIIFDCHFPLNQDCNQVEIEFRLSSIRLKLKGCGIRLSDDNTPFLATPIEVDEDNMVDDGCHKTEECGDSDVETKRCRKRIRINTE; from the exons ATGTCTTCTTCATGCAATTGGGTGTTTGACGTCTTCCCTAGCTTCAGGGGGTTAGATGTCCGCAAAACATTCCTCAGTCACTTCCTTAAGGAGCTGGATCTCAGATTGATCATTGCTTTCAAAGACAGTAAGATAGAAAGAAGCCAAGCAATCGAACCAGAGCTTCTACAGGCAATTAGGAATTCAAGGATTGCGGTTGTCCTGTTCTCCAAAAACTATGCTTCTTCCAAATGGTGCCTAGACGAGTTGCTGGAGATTGTGAAATGCAAGCAAGAGCTAGAGCAGATTGTGATACCCGTTTTCTACGGTTTGGATCCTTCTGATATTAGAAAACAGTTGGGTGAGTTTGGTGAAGCTTTTGACAAGACTTGCAAGAACAGAACAGAGAACAAGATACAACAGTGGCGGCAAGCTTTAACCGATGTAGCAAATCTAGAAGGACATCATTCTCGAAACTG GGATAATGAAGCAAAAATGATCGAAGCGATAGTAAGTGATATTTTGGTTAAACTTAATTTAACTCCATCAAGggattttgatgagtttgttggCATCAACGATCATATTGCAAAGATGAGTGTATTGTTGAACATGGAATCTGAGGAAGTGAGGATGGTTGGGATATGGGGTCCTTCGGGAATTGGCAAAACTACCATTGCAAGAGCTCTATTCGATCGACTCTCACATCAATTCCAAGGTAGGATTTTCATTGATAGCGCGTTCATATCGAAGAATCTGGAAGATTATAGAAGAGCTAACTCTGATGATTACAACATGAAGTTGAGTTTGCAAGGAAAGTTCTTGTCTGAAATTTTAGGCAATGTGCACATAAAAATAGATCATCTAGGAGCTGAGAGAGATAGGCTTAGGCACAGAAAAGTTCTTATCGTTATTGATGACTTGGATGATCAAGTGGTGCTAGATGCCTTGGCGGGTGGAGATGATTGGTTTGGAAATGGGAGTAGAATCATTGGGGTTACAAAAGATAAGCATCTTCTCAAGGCTCATGGTATTGATCATATTTACACGGTTGGTTTTCCATCTGAAAATCAAGCGCTTGAGATGTTCTGTCGATCAGCTTTTGTGCAAAACTATCCACCTGATGGTTTTGTGGATCTTGCTTCTAAAATTGCGTTGTGTGCTGGTGGTCTTCCTTTAGCTCTTCAGATTCTAGGTAAGGCTATGAAAAGCAGGAACAAGGAATACTGGACAGATACGTTGTCGAGGCTTGGAAAAAGTCCAAACAGAGATATTGTAAAAGGGCTAAGAGTTAGCTACGATGCATTAGATAGCGAAGAAGATAAAGCGATATTTCGTCACGTTGCATGTTTCTTCAATGGTATGGAAATTGATAGAATCAAACTGATGCTTTCAGATAGTGACTTGGATGTTAATTTAGGTCTTACAAACCTAGTTGATAAGTCCCTCATTAGCGTAAAACCATCGTGGAACAATACGAATATCGTCCAGATGCATAGTTTGGTACAAGAGATAGGTAAAGAAGTGGTACGTACACAGTCTAACAAGCCTGGAAAACGAGAGTTCCTGATGGATTCAAAGGATGTTTGCAATGTACTTGGAAGTTCCAAA gGAACTGAAATGGTTAGAGGTATATCTTTGAATTTAGATGATATTAGTATGGTGAGGATACATGAGAATGCATTCGACGAGATGACTAATCTCCGTTTTCTAAAATTCTATAAGAAGTCATtggagaggaagaaagaagTTAGATGGTTACTCCCTGAAAGATTCGATAATTTTCCAGACAAACTCAAGTTATTGAGTTGGCCGGGATGTCCAATGGTATACATGCCTTCTAGTTTTTGTCCTGAATATCTTGTTGAACTCATAATGCCTAACAGCAAGCTTGTGAAGTTATGGGAAGGAATTgag CTACTTACATGCCTTAAAGATATGGATTTGTCCAAGTCTGAAAACCTGAAAGAAATCCCGGATCTTTCAACGGCGACCAATCTTGAGACATTGAATCTTCATGGTTGTTCAAGATTGGTGGAGCTTCCTTCCTCTATTCGGAATCTCAATAAACTGACAGAGTTGAACATGCAAGGATGTGTAAATCTGGGCACCTTTCCCACCGGAATTGACCTCCAGTCTCTAAGTTCGCTTGATCTCAGTGGATGTTCACGGTTGCAAAGTTTCCCTTTGATCTCAAGTAACATTTCAAAGCTCAATCTAAGCCAAACATCTATCGTAAAATACCCCTTTAAATTGCCTTTCGAGTCTCTCGTTGAACTTCACATGGAGCAAATCAAGAGTGAGAGATTTTGGGAAGGAGTTCAg CCTCTTACAAGCCTCAAGAAAATGGTGTTTTCAAGATGTGAAAACTTGAAAGAAATCCCAGATCTTTCCATGATGACTAAACTCGAGAAACTTGATCTCAATGGTTGTTCTAGTTTGGTGGAGCTAACTCTTTCGTCGATTCAAAATCTCAATAAACTCACGACTTTGGAAATGATAGGATGCTCAAGTCTAGAGACTCTCCCAACTGGCATCAACCTCAAATCTCTCTATCGCCTCAACCTCAACGGATGCTCACAGTTGAGGAGCTTCCCAGATATCTCCAGCAACATCTCAATTCTCTTTCTAAACCAAACAGCTATTGAAGAAGTTCCTCCAAGGATCGAAAACTTCTCTAGCCTCGAATCTATGGAGATGTGGGAATGCAAGCAGCTACAATCCATCTCGCCAAAGGTTTTCAAACTTAGTAATCTTGAGGTTTACTTCTCAGACTGTGAGAAATTGACTGAAGTTAGATGGCCCGAGGAAGCAAAAGACACCAATGATGCTGGCACCAACTTGTCATTAGTTATTTTCACCAACTGCTTCAATCTGAATCAAGAAACCTTCATTCAACAATCAGCTTCCGAATACCTGATCTTACCAGGTGTAGAAGTGCCTCCATATTTTACTCACCGATCTACCTCTAGCTCCCTTACCGTCCCTTTACATCCTTCGACTCTCTGCCAACGATCATTCTTGGACTTCAAGGCTTGTGTTGTGGTTTCCGAGGAAACGGTTAGCCATCTGCTTTTCTTTATAGACATTCAGGTACATTGTCGGTTTAAAGACAAGCATGGAAACTACTTTGAGCCTGCTAATCCAAGACACTTCTCGTTACATCAGAAATATAATCATCTGATTATATTTGACTGTCATTTCCCTCTAAACCAAGATTGTAATCAAGTTGAGATAGAGTTTCGCCTTTCTAGTATTCGACTCAAACTAAAAGGATGTGGTATAAGACTCTCAGATGACAATACTCCTTTTTTGGCTACTCCTATTGAAGTAGATGAAGACAATATGGTTGATGATGGATGTCATAAGACTGAAGAATGTGGAGATAGCGATGTAGAGACTAAGAGATGCAGAAAGCGAATTCGG ATAAATACGGAATAG
- the LOC108813551 gene encoding accelerated cell death 11, whose product METVADAFKGLAATVNSRNPQVAVSQFSDACSLFSGLFGILDTSFKFAKMDYVGKLNHLAVASRSISTLEEMIDKDIQAGCVKKYGSHTRNLLKVKQGLEMIKVFCEELLATEGDDSLKDAAIKAYNQVLFPHHQYNIQKACATGLNSLPSKSLVLLLLGEAEETINVHLQSYVTASTPVIAYLDKLFLSKNLGIDW is encoded by the exons ATGGAAACTGTTGCCGACGCCTTCAAGGGACTGGCTGCCACCGTGAATTCACGGAATCCGCAGGTGGCTGTGAGTCAGTTCTCTGACGCATGCTCTCTCTTCTCGGGCCTCTTTGGTATTCTTGATACGTCCTTCAAGTTTGCAAAAATGGACTACGTTGGCAAG CTCAATCACCTTGCCGTGGCATCGCGTTCAATATCGACATTAGAGGAAATGATTGACAAAGACATTCAGGCAGGCTGTGTAAAGAAATATGGTAGCCATACAAGAAACCTTTTGAAGGTAAAGCAGGGTCTTGAAATGATCAAGGTTTTTTGCGAAGAGTTACTGGCTACTGA AGGTGATGACTCTCTAAAGGATGCAGCAATTAAGGCTTACAATCAAGTGCTTTTTCCTCACCATCAGTATAATATTCAGAAAGCTTGTGCTACTGGGTTGAACTCTCTCCCCTCAAAGTCTTTGGTGCTACTCCTGCTCGGTGAAGCTG AGGAAACGATTAATGTACATCTGCAAAGCTATGTTACTGCATCGACACCAGTAATTGCATATCTTGACAAACTCTTCCTCTCCAAGAACCTTGGTATCGATTGGTGA